TACAATAATGTCATTATCGAAATCAGAGCAGGTACAGGTGGCGAAGAAGCAGCCCTATTTGCAGCAGATCTCTATCGTATGTACACAAGGTATGCAGAACGAAAAAACTGGCAGGTGGAACTCTATGACTTTCACGACACAGGTCTCGGCGGTTTCAAAGAAATCGTTTTTCTCATAAAAGGTAAATCGGCATACAAATTCTTACGACTCGAAAGCGGCGTTCACAGAGTTCAAAGAATCCCCGTGACTGAATCTTCAGGAAGAATACACACATCAACGGCTACAGTTGCAGTGTTACCAGAAGTTTCTGATGTAGAAATATACATAGATCCAAAAGACATAAAAATCGACACCTTCAAAGCATCTGGACACGGCGGACAATACGTGAATAAAACTGAATCTGCTGTGAGAATAACACATCTACCCACAGGAACGATTGTATCTTGTCAGAGTGAGAGATCACAACATCAAAACCGTGAGAGAGCTCTTTCAATACTACGCGCCAAATTATATGAAATGGAACAAGAGAGAATCTCAGCAGAACTTTCACAACAGAGAAAAAGTCAGATAGGTACAGCGGAAAGAAGCGAGAAAATTAGAACGTACAACTTTCCTCAAAACCGCGTGACGGATCACAGAATTAACTACACCACTTATAGACTCAAAGATGTTCTGGATGGCGATCTGGATGAATTAATAACCAAGCTCCTCGAAGATGAACTTGTCAAATTACTCAAAGAAAAGAATGCCATCTCCACTCATTGATATGTCTTTGTAGCGAGCTTTTTGTATATCATATCAACAAGAGGTTTCAAGTCATCTTTTGCCGCTTGCTTTGAATATTCATACAATAGCATGTTGGTAAACCATTTCTCACCAGAACTCTTTGGTATGAGATCAGATTGAGGAATGGATTCATACATCTTTTTGAAAATATCATAAAAGAGAGAACCCACAAATTCAGAGCAAGCATTCCATAATTTATCTTGTTGTCCGACACTTGAAATAGATGAGATCAATCACATCACCACCAGATCTGCAAGCAAAACACCAGCACTGTGCATTGTCTGCAAAATCGCTATGATATCTTGAGGAGTTGCACCGAGACTTTTTAGGGCTGTCACCAATTCTGAAACCGTTGCATCTACTTGTTTGTCAGACAAAACTCTTCCATTCTTAACACTTATATTGAATACTCCGTATGAAAGAGTGAAGTCCAAAACCCTCACATTCCCTCCAAATACAACTGTTCCCGTCTTCTCATTGACCACGATTTTCGCAGGTTGGTCAACAGAAACCTCTATTTCTTCCACCAAAGAAAGGAATGTAACCACATCGTCTTCAAAAGCTGAGGGAATCTGCGTCTTTATCGAAGATGCATCAACTGCTTTTGCTATTTTTCTATCAAAGGTTGTATTTATCGCTTGTGCAACCCTTGCTGCTGTTGTAAAATCAGGCGTTCTCAAAAGAATCGTGACATTGTTCGATTCAACGAATTCAGATGGAATTTCTTTTTCGACGATCGCACCATTTGGAATGTACCCGACTATTTTGTATTTGCTCTGCAAATTCGCCGAAACCTTCACTTCGTTGCCACCAACACTGATATTCCCCTGTGCAACTGCATATACATTGCCATCTGCACCATATAATGGAGTCTGTATCAGCAAACCACCTTGTAGAGATTTCGCATCTCCTATTGATGCAACTGTCACATCGAGTCTCATACCCTCTTTGTAAAATGGAGGGATATCAGCCAGAACCATCACCAGAGCACTATTTCTTGTCTTGAGATCTGCGGCATCTATACTTATGTTAAACACTTTTGCCATATTTGACAA
The DNA window shown above is from Thermotoga profunda AZM34c06 and carries:
- a CDS encoding flagellar basal body P-ring protein FlgI, whose amino-acid sequence is MKKVLFVLFLVILITQIFSITRIKDIAIFRGARDNQLFGLGVVVGLNGTGDSGKINSTLLSNMAKVFNISIDAADLKTRNSALVMVLADIPPFYKEGMRLDVTVASIGDAKSLQGGLLIQTPLYGADGNVYAVAQGNISVGGNEVKVSANLQSKYKIVGYIPNGAIVEKEIPSEFVESNNVTILLRTPDFTTAARVAQAINTTFDRKIAKAVDASSIKTQIPSAFEDDVVTFLSLVEEIEVSVDQPAKIVVNEKTGTVVFGGNVRVLDFTLSYGVFNISVKNGRVLSDKQVDATVSELVTALKSLGATPQDIIAILQTMHSAGVLLADLVVM
- a CDS encoding rod-binding protein, producing the protein MISSISSVGQQDKLWNACSEFVGSLFYDIFKKMYESIPQSDLIPKSSGEKWFTNMLLYEYSKQAAKDDLKPLVDMIYKKLATKTYQ
- the prfA gene encoding peptide chain release factor 1, which codes for MKDVIESVVQKISERVSELEINLTDSNLDPEKIKSLSVEYSNLKEILETYEQLKIIEEEIDFWQQILQEDPSAEIEIEKSKKEYERKMTQLISQLLPVKEYNNVIIEIRAGTGGEEAALFAADLYRMYTRYAERKNWQVELYDFHDTGLGGFKEIVFLIKGKSAYKFLRLESGVHRVQRIPVTESSGRIHTSTATVAVLPEVSDVEIYIDPKDIKIDTFKASGHGGQYVNKTESAVRITHLPTGTIVSCQSERSQHQNRERALSILRAKLYEMEQERISAELSQQRKSQIGTAERSEKIRTYNFPQNRVTDHRINYTTYRLKDVLDGDLDELITKLLEDELVKLLKEKNAISTH